The following proteins are co-located in the Aurantiacibacter atlanticus genome:
- a CDS encoding DUF418 domain-containing protein, producing the protein MTDQHITPDGATAEAHVRPAPATNTERIASLDLIRGIAVMGILAANIVAFGQPFGAYMWPEAWLGPVGDPDNWMWVTQFVLIDSKMRGLFTLLFGAGLALFMDKAWERGAGKGLQIRRLFWLLLFGLFHFYFIWRGDILVLYSLVGFVAITFLRWSARNLLIVGLLGYFMSGMVYLLVIGLPYFIVDTSMGNTPEMAEGRAGLVEAQVAATADDAAETQILTNGSYIDFVQHNLTEHLTDPLNSALLFAFETLPLMLIGMGLYRVGLYSGGSSPRKQAMWGWAGIIIGSILTLLLALWIRDQGLTYWGTLASFIAFSFYPKLPVILGLAAVLALWGRTAEGWLAERLSAAGRAAFTNYLGMSVLMMLLFHPWAGGLWGKFTRPELYFVVLFGWAVMLAWSKPWLERFRYGPLEWLWRCLTYGRLFPLRRQSAGDN; encoded by the coding sequence ATGACCGATCAACATATTACGCCCGATGGCGCAACCGCAGAGGCGCATGTGCGGCCCGCGCCTGCGACCAATACGGAACGCATTGCCAGCCTTGATCTGATCCGCGGAATTGCGGTGATGGGCATACTTGCAGCCAACATCGTCGCCTTCGGCCAGCCATTTGGCGCCTATATGTGGCCAGAGGCATGGCTGGGTCCGGTGGGCGATCCGGATAATTGGATGTGGGTGACGCAGTTCGTGCTCATCGACAGCAAGATGCGAGGGCTTTTCACCCTCCTGTTTGGCGCGGGGCTGGCCCTGTTCATGGACAAGGCGTGGGAGCGCGGTGCGGGCAAGGGGTTGCAGATAAGGCGCCTGTTCTGGTTGCTCCTGTTCGGATTGTTCCATTTCTATTTCATATGGCGAGGGGACATTCTTGTTTTATATTCGCTGGTGGGCTTTGTCGCGATTACATTCCTGCGCTGGTCTGCACGCAATTTACTGATCGTGGGACTGCTCGGTTATTTCATGAGTGGAATGGTCTATTTGCTGGTCATCGGATTGCCCTATTTCATCGTTGACACGTCTATGGGCAACACGCCTGAGATGGCTGAGGGCCGCGCAGGACTGGTAGAGGCGCAAGTGGCGGCAACTGCCGATGATGCCGCTGAAACGCAGATCCTGACCAACGGCAGCTATATCGATTTCGTGCAGCACAACCTGACCGAGCACCTGACCGATCCTTTGAACAGTGCCCTGCTCTTCGCTTTCGAAACCTTGCCTCTGATGCTGATTGGCATGGGTCTGTATCGCGTGGGACTGTACAGTGGCGGCTCTTCGCCACGCAAACAGGCAATGTGGGGCTGGGCAGGTATAATAATCGGTTCGATCCTTACGCTTCTATTGGCGCTCTGGATCAGGGATCAGGGGCTGACTTATTGGGGCACGCTCGCGTCCTTTATCGCGTTCTCCTTTTACCCCAAACTTCCGGTCATATTGGGCCTGGCCGCCGTTCTGGCATTGTGGGGCAGGACGGCTGAGGGATGGCTGGCAGAGCGCCTTTCCGCAGCAGGACGCGCGGCCTTTACCAATTATCTTGGTATGTCGGTGTTGATGATGCTGCTCTTCCACCCGTGGGCCGGCGGGCTGTGGGGTAAATTTACCCGACCTGAGCTATATTTCGTCGTGCTGTTTGGATGGGCGGTGATGCTGGCCTGGTCAAAACCATGGCTGGAACGTTTCCGATACGGTCCGCTCGAATGGCTGTGGCGCTGCCTGACCTATGGCCGCCTGTTTCCTCTACGTCGCCAGTCTGCGGGTGATAATTAG
- a CDS encoding (2Fe-2S)-binding protein, whose amino-acid sequence MYICICNAIRECELRKAARQFGGGGAESVYAKMGKAPNCGHCLEEADEIVQEEREALFEASSAA is encoded by the coding sequence ATGTACATCTGCATCTGCAATGCAATCCGCGAATGTGAACTGCGCAAGGCCGCGCGGCAGTTTGGCGGAGGCGGTGCCGAAAGCGTGTATGCAAAAATGGGTAAAGCGCCCAATTGCGGGCATTGCCTGGAAGAAGCAGATGAAATTGTCCAGGAAGAGCGTGAAGCACTGTTCGAAGCGTCCAGCGCTGCCTGA
- a CDS encoding dihydroorotase has translation MKQTCPLTIINGRVVAPGGMIDDASIRVEDGHIVAAGAIAPTDGDELVDAKGALIAPGLVDLGVFAIDKPAFHFGGITRAALMPDQSPPLDHPARVRFAAQSGKPDFWVHPLAAATAGLEGSQLAEIALMRDAGARAIATGRRWIGDSGVMLRLLQYAAMLDMVVVTHAEDAGLAGNAAATAGEMATRLGLPSAPKEAETLALARDIALAEAASARLHVRQVTTRSGLELVRTAKARGMAITAGVTPAHFMLSDLALANFRTFARLSPPLRAEDDRQAVIEAIGDGTIDVISSGHDPRGPEDKNLPFADAAPGMAGAETLLAMTLTLERDGIIDMQRSFDLLARNPAQLLGVNAGILEAGAEADIALIDAEAPWIVDSRKMEAQAGNTPFDRQPAQGRVTGLFKGGARIEL, from the coding sequence ATGAAACAGACCTGCCCTCTCACCATAATCAATGGCCGCGTTGTTGCGCCCGGTGGCATGATCGATGACGCGTCCATCAGGGTCGAGGATGGCCATATCGTTGCTGCCGGTGCCATTGCCCCTACAGATGGCGATGAATTGGTTGATGCGAAGGGCGCATTGATTGCGCCTGGCCTTGTCGATCTTGGCGTATTTGCGATCGACAAGCCCGCCTTTCATTTTGGCGGAATTACCCGTGCTGCGCTGATGCCCGACCAATCTCCTCCGCTCGATCATCCGGCGCGTGTCCGGTTCGCTGCGCAAAGCGGGAAACCCGATTTCTGGGTGCATCCGCTGGCTGCAGCAACGGCCGGTCTGGAAGGCAGTCAGTTGGCAGAAATCGCATTGATGCGCGATGCAGGGGCACGCGCCATTGCGACAGGGCGCAGGTGGATCGGGGATAGCGGCGTCATGCTGCGATTGCTGCAATATGCCGCTATGCTCGATATGGTAGTTGTCACCCATGCGGAGGATGCGGGGCTGGCGGGCAATGCTGCTGCGACCGCCGGAGAAATGGCGACACGGCTTGGTCTCCCAAGCGCGCCCAAAGAAGCCGAGACGCTTGCCCTGGCGCGCGATATTGCACTGGCAGAGGCCGCTAGCGCCCGGCTCCATGTGCGGCAGGTGACGACGCGTTCAGGTCTGGAACTGGTGCGCACGGCCAAGGCGCGTGGCATGGCAATCACGGCAGGAGTGACGCCTGCCCATTTCATGCTGTCCGATCTTGCGCTCGCCAATTTCCGCACCTTCGCCCGCCTTTCGCCTCCCTTGCGCGCCGAAGATGATCGGCAAGCAGTGATTGAGGCTATTGGCGACGGCACGATTGACGTAATATCCAGCGGCCACGACCCGCGCGGGCCGGAGGACAAGAATCTGCCCTTCGCCGATGCCGCGCCCGGCATGGCCGGAGCCGAGACATTGCTCGCCATGACATTGACGCTGGAACGTGATGGCATCATCGACATGCAACGAAGCTTCGACCTGCTCGCCAGAAACCCTGCGCAATTGCTGGGCGTAAACGCGGGTATTCTGGAAGCTGGTGCAGAGGCTGATATTGCGCTGATCGATGCAGAGGCACCATGGATCGTGGATTCCCGCAAGATGGAGGCACAGGCAGGCAATACGCCTTTTGATCGCCAACCTGCCCAGGGACGGGTAACGGGCCTGTTCAAGGGAGGGGCCCGCATTGAGCTTTGA
- a CDS encoding NADH-ubiquinone oxidoreductase-F iron-sulfur binding region domain-containing protein, translating into MSMVRISDDALAKAGGAGEIASEIERRGYQVDRVSSWGMHWLEPLIEIDGIGWGPATPERIDEILDGKAPDICIGRIEDHPFLARQQRLTFARAGRTRPTSFDDYRNHGGWAGLLRARSLTSDAVIEEVSQSGLRGRGGAGFPTGIKWRTVADASGSDKYIVCNADEGDSGTFADRMLMEGDPFALIEGMAIAGHAVGARHGFIYVRSEYPDAINKLNLAIANCTGFIAPFSIEVRVGAGAYVCGEETSLLNSLEGKRGEVRAKPPLPAVEGLFGCPTVVNNVLTLAAVPHILGEGGVRAYDALGIARSKGTMPIQLAGNIKHGGLYETAFGISLRELIYDIGGGTASGRPVKAVQVGGPLGAYIHPDQFDIIFDYETYTGADALIGHGGIVVFDDTADMGAMARFAMEFCAAESCGKCTPCRIGAVRGIEIIDRIRATEAGEGRERDRLEIAPQMHNARKTARSREDEVQLLEDLCETLKFGSLCALGGFTPYPVMSALRHWPDDFGK; encoded by the coding sequence ATGAGCATGGTTCGCATATCCGATGATGCACTCGCCAAGGCGGGCGGGGCCGGTGAGATTGCAAGCGAGATTGAACGTCGCGGGTATCAAGTCGATCGAGTTTCGAGTTGGGGGATGCACTGGCTGGAGCCGCTGATAGAAATTGATGGCATTGGCTGGGGGCCGGCAACACCGGAACGCATTGATGAGATTCTTGATGGCAAGGCCCCGGATATCTGCATCGGAAGGATCGAAGATCACCCCTTTCTTGCCCGTCAGCAGAGACTGACCTTTGCTCGCGCAGGTCGCACACGCCCGACCAGCTTCGATGATTATCGCAATCACGGAGGATGGGCGGGACTCCTCAGGGCCCGCAGTTTGACTTCAGATGCCGTGATTGAAGAGGTCTCGCAATCGGGGCTGCGCGGTCGCGGCGGCGCCGGATTCCCGACCGGCATAAAGTGGCGGACGGTGGCCGATGCGTCAGGCAGCGACAAATATATCGTCTGCAATGCCGATGAAGGGGATAGCGGAACCTTCGCCGACCGGATGCTTATGGAAGGCGATCCTTTTGCCCTCATCGAAGGCATGGCGATTGCTGGGCACGCAGTAGGTGCACGGCACGGCTTCATTTATGTCAGAAGCGAATATCCTGACGCGATCAATAAACTCAATCTGGCAATCGCTAATTGCACAGGGTTCATCGCCCCATTCTCTATCGAGGTTCGGGTGGGCGCGGGTGCCTATGTTTGCGGCGAGGAAACGTCGCTACTCAACTCTCTGGAAGGCAAGCGTGGAGAGGTCCGGGCCAAGCCACCGCTGCCAGCGGTAGAGGGGTTGTTTGGCTGCCCGACCGTGGTCAATAATGTACTGACCTTGGCTGCGGTCCCGCACATTCTCGGCGAGGGCGGGGTCAGAGCCTATGATGCGCTGGGAATAGCGCGCTCAAAAGGCACGATGCCGATCCAGCTGGCAGGCAATATCAAACATGGCGGATTGTATGAAACCGCTTTCGGGATCAGCCTGCGAGAACTGATTTACGACATCGGTGGAGGAACCGCTTCGGGCCGACCTGTAAAGGCGGTGCAGGTCGGCGGTCCATTGGGCGCCTATATCCACCCCGATCAGTTCGATATCATATTCGACTATGAGACATATACCGGGGCTGATGCGTTGATCGGCCATGGCGGTATTGTGGTTTTCGACGATACAGCGGACATGGGAGCGATGGCGCGCTTTGCGATGGAATTCTGTGCGGCGGAAAGTTGCGGCAAGTGCACCCCCTGCCGGATTGGCGCAGTGCGCGGCATCGAGATTATTGACAGGATTAGAGCAACCGAAGCTGGAGAGGGAAGGGAGCGGGACAGGTTGGAAATTGCGCCGCAGATGCACAATGCTCGCAAGACCGCGCGCAGCCGCGAGGATGAAGTGCAGCTGCTCGAAGACCTGTGCGAAACACTCAAGTTCGGCTCACTCTGCGCGCTGGGCGGATTTACGCCCTATCCGGTGATGAGCGCGCTGAGGCATTGGCCGGATGATTTCGGTAAATGA
- a CDS encoding SPOR domain-containing protein, producing MSNRKSGWFLNATLFLAASIAAPLSAGMGASEHGVREGVEAWSRGDYVAAVAQWRGPADAGDPDALFNMGQAFRLGRGVPQDLARAEGYYALAARAGHVRASDTYGLMLFQNGRREAALPFVEAAARRGDPRAQYLLGIAHFNGDLVTRDWERAYALLTLANGAGLPQAVDAIAEMDEHIPISQRQNAATLARQLEAEAEQARAVELAAADLSVQDGPPIPAHTPQPVAEAPSSPAVIAARDAVSQARDATGTGDPANAGASYANASTAGAIETTTRAIAAPAPTPAAARGDGPWRVQLGAFAVAGNAERLWARLSERPEISGRERLLLPTGRVTRLQAGGFSSRDEARVACNSLRRSGQDCLVTRN from the coding sequence ATGTCGAACAGAAAATCCGGCTGGTTTTTGAACGCCACGCTTTTCCTCGCAGCCAGCATCGCCGCACCGCTTTCTGCAGGCATGGGTGCGAGCGAGCACGGTGTAAGAGAAGGCGTGGAAGCGTGGAGCAGGGGTGATTACGTGGCCGCTGTCGCCCAATGGCGCGGGCCAGCAGATGCTGGCGATCCCGATGCACTGTTCAATATGGGCCAGGCCTTCCGGTTGGGGCGCGGCGTGCCGCAGGATTTAGCGCGCGCAGAGGGATATTATGCCCTGGCAGCCCGTGCAGGGCATGTTCGCGCGTCCGATACCTATGGCCTTATGCTGTTCCAGAACGGCAGGCGCGAAGCAGCCCTGCCATTTGTAGAGGCAGCGGCGCGACGCGGCGATCCGCGGGCGCAATATCTTCTGGGCATTGCTCATTTCAATGGCGATCTCGTCACGCGCGACTGGGAACGCGCCTATGCCCTGCTGACGCTGGCTAATGGTGCGGGGCTACCGCAGGCTGTCGATGCGATCGCGGAGATGGACGAACACATACCGATCAGTCAGCGTCAGAACGCCGCGACACTTGCCCGCCAGCTGGAGGCAGAGGCAGAACAGGCGCGGGCGGTGGAACTGGCGGCGGCAGATCTTTCTGTCCAAGATGGCCCCCCGATACCCGCGCACACGCCGCAACCGGTTGCAGAAGCGCCCTCGTCCCCTGCAGTAATTGCCGCGCGCGATGCGGTTTCGCAGGCACGCGATGCCACCGGCACAGGCGACCCGGCCAATGCAGGCGCGAGCTACGCAAATGCTTCGACAGCAGGGGCGATTGAAACCACCACGCGCGCAATTGCTGCGCCTGCGCCAACTCCGGCGGCAGCGCGCGGTGACGGGCCGTGGCGGGTGCAGCTTGGCGCATTCGCCGTGGCAGGCAATGCGGAGCGTTTGTGGGCGCGGCTGTCTGAAAGGCCCGAAATTTCCGGGCGCGAACGGCTATTGCTCCCTACAGGACGTGTCACGCGGCTGCAGGCGGGCGGGTTCAGTTCGCGCGATGAAGCGCGGGTGGCCTGCAACAGCCTGCGCCGTTCAGGGCAGGATTGCCTCGTCACCCGAAACTGA
- a CDS encoding ParA family protein, which translates to MRVLALASQKGGSGKTTMSGHLAVQAQRAGAGPVVLIDIDPQGSLADWWNEREAEFPAFAQTTVARLANDLAILRQQGFKLAVIDTPPAITMAIQSVISVAELIVVPTRPSPHDLRAVGATVDLCERAGKPLIFVVNAATPKARITSEAAVALSQHGTVAPITIHQRTDFAASMIDGRTVMEVDPEGRSSQEVTALWHYVADRLEKNFRRTVFAAPNSKGAQANGASRTQGGFGRRVAQ; encoded by the coding sequence TTGCGCGTTTTGGCATTGGCATCGCAAAAAGGTGGATCGGGCAAGACCACTATGTCCGGTCACCTGGCTGTGCAGGCACAGCGGGCCGGCGCTGGCCCCGTCGTCCTTATAGATATTGACCCGCAAGGTTCGCTTGCCGACTGGTGGAACGAGCGTGAGGCTGAATTTCCGGCTTTCGCGCAAACGACCGTTGCCCGGCTTGCCAACGATCTTGCGATTCTGCGTCAGCAGGGCTTCAAGCTTGCCGTCATCGACACACCCCCTGCAATTACAATGGCTATCCAGTCGGTGATTTCGGTTGCCGAACTGATTGTTGTGCCGACACGCCCCAGCCCGCACGATCTGCGCGCCGTGGGTGCCACGGTCGATTTGTGCGAACGTGCAGGCAAGCCGCTGATCTTTGTAGTGAATGCTGCCACACCCAAGGCGCGGATCACATCAGAGGCCGCGGTTGCACTGTCGCAACATGGCACCGTGGCTCCGATCACTATTCATCAGCGCACTGATTTTGCCGCATCGATGATCGATGGCCGCACGGTGATGGAAGTCGATCCCGAAGGTCGCAGCTCTCAGGAAGTGACCGCGCTGTGGCATTATGTCGCGGACCGGCTCGAAAAGAATTTTCGTCGCACTGTCTTTGCTGCCCCGAACAGCAAGGGCGCACAGGCAAATGGCGCAAGCCGCACACAGGGCGGTTTCGGCCGCCGGGTGGCCCAGTAA
- a CDS encoding NAD(P)H-dependent oxidoreductase subunit E, translated as MLIVRMISAGPYVHYAKPNPENSIDRAMLNAIKGSVEKKPIEVEARKRHPLLVNNSGFLKEMAGQQLKSIADIVALHIRKLGPLLPVLHDVQAEFGFIDAAKESEIAQVLNLSRAEVHGVVSFYHDFLSAPDPRPEVQICRAEACKARGVEGLMAAGEAAAGKRVRLKTVYCLGLCSAGPVARVGNQLHIRLDADRLTQVIEQS; from the coding sequence ATGCTGATTGTGCGTATGATCTCAGCCGGTCCTTACGTGCATTACGCCAAGCCAAATCCAGAAAATTCAATTGACCGCGCCATGCTGAATGCAATTAAAGGCAGCGTTGAGAAAAAACCAATCGAAGTAGAAGCCAGGAAAAGGCACCCATTGCTCGTCAATAATTCTGGCTTCTTGAAGGAAATGGCAGGTCAGCAATTGAAAAGCATCGCGGACATCGTTGCGCTCCATATTAGGAAATTGGGACCGCTATTACCTGTACTGCATGATGTGCAGGCGGAGTTCGGATTTATCGATGCCGCTAAGGAATCCGAAATAGCCCAAGTGCTCAATCTAAGTCGCGCGGAAGTCCATGGCGTAGTTAGTTTCTATCATGATTTCTTGTCCGCGCCGGACCCACGACCTGAAGTGCAGATTTGCAGGGCGGAGGCATGCAAGGCGCGCGGCGTGGAAGGTCTGATGGCCGCGGGTGAAGCTGCCGCTGGGAAGCGGGTGCGTCTGAAGACTGTTTATTGCCTGGGCTTATGCAGCGCGGGCCCTGTAGCAAGGGTTGGCAATCAGCTGCATATCCGCCTTGATGCGGACCGCCTGACACAGGTCATTGAGCAGTCATGA
- the bfr gene encoding bacterioferritin, which yields MKGDEKVIDYLNQALTNELTAINQYWLHYRVLDNWGVDKLAEYERHESIDEMKHADWLADRILFLDGLPNFQALHKLKVGETVEEILKADLMLEQEAIPLLKEAATYCQEVKDYTSGQLFENILASEEEHVDFLETQFDMIARMGIQNYVQLNSKPAGESSEEG from the coding sequence ATGAAGGGCGACGAAAAGGTCATCGACTATCTCAACCAGGCGCTGACGAACGAGCTCACCGCGATCAACCAATATTGGCTGCACTACCGTGTGCTGGACAATTGGGGCGTCGACAAGCTGGCCGAATATGAACGCCACGAATCCATTGATGAAATGAAGCATGCGGATTGGCTGGCAGACCGCATTCTGTTCCTTGATGGGCTGCCGAATTTCCAGGCCCTGCATAAATTGAAGGTTGGTGAAACGGTCGAGGAAATCCTCAAGGCTGATCTCATGCTGGAGCAGGAGGCGATACCCCTGCTGAAAGAGGCCGCCACCTATTGTCAGGAGGTGAAGGATTACACATCAGGACAGTTGTTCGAGAATATTCTGGCTTCCGAGGAAGAGCATGTGGACTTCCTCGAAACCCAATTTGATATGATCGCCCGCATGGGCATTCAGAATTATGTCCAGCTCAACAGCAAACCGGCAGGTGAATCCAGCGAAGAGGGGTAA
- the mobA gene encoding molybdenum cofactor guanylyltransferase, which produces MILGVVLAGGQSTRFGSDKALAEIGGFSLIQLAVDALASWCDTVLVAGRQCAPVATIPDWPRAGCGPLGGIAAGLRYARDEGFASMLTCGVDSADLPDDLVRQLSPAPACFASQPVIGHWPVAACEDVERILNGRGRHSMRAFAHAIGAREVISSHKPANINTQADLAEMEKRHGL; this is translated from the coding sequence ATGATACTCGGCGTTGTGCTTGCAGGCGGGCAATCCACTCGCTTCGGTAGCGACAAGGCACTTGCCGAAATTGGCGGGTTCAGCCTGATCCAGCTGGCGGTCGATGCGTTAGCTAGCTGGTGCGATACAGTGCTTGTTGCAGGTCGGCAGTGTGCTCCGGTCGCCACAATTCCTGATTGGCCTCGCGCAGGATGCGGCCCACTGGGCGGGATTGCTGCGGGCCTGAGATATGCGCGTGATGAAGGGTTTGCTTCCATGCTTACCTGCGGCGTCGACAGCGCGGATTTGCCAGATGACCTTGTGAGGCAACTTTCCCCTGCACCTGCGTGTTTTGCCAGTCAGCCGGTAATCGGACACTGGCCGGTTGCAGCCTGCGAAGATGTCGAGCGCATCCTGAACGGCAGGGGCCGCCATTCAATGCGCGCCTTTGCGCATGCGATTGGCGCGCGCGAAGTGATCTCCAGCCACAAACCTGCTAATATCAACACGCAAGCCGACCTCGCGGAAATGGAGAAGCGACATGGGCTATGA
- a CDS encoding SDR family NAD(P)-dependent oxidoreductase: protein MSFDLSGKTALVTGASAGIGAACARALAAAGAGKLVLVDIERAGLEALDLSCELSIHAGDVADEDLWAGVERDGDEIHAAVLNAGISGAAATLTNMEFADWRRVMAVNLDGAFLSLRTAMRLAAGGASMVLTASATGLKAEQGVAAYGASKAAVLHLARIVAKEGAARAIRVNAIAPGGVDTAIWDDVPFFKDLLAKHQGDRAAALAAIAQGSTPLGRFATADEIAQQAMFLLSDTAATITGTALVSDGGYIL, encoded by the coding sequence TTGAGCTTTGACCTGAGCGGCAAGACCGCGCTGGTAACGGGCGCATCTGCTGGCATCGGTGCTGCTTGCGCACGCGCCCTTGCCGCGGCTGGCGCAGGAAAGCTGGTGCTGGTCGATATTGAACGCGCGGGGCTGGAAGCGCTCGACCTGTCTTGCGAATTATCGATCCACGCCGGAGACGTGGCTGACGAGGATTTGTGGGCTGGCGTGGAGCGGGACGGCGACGAAATTCATGCCGCTGTTCTCAATGCGGGCATTTCCGGCGCAGCTGCGACATTGACGAATATGGAGTTTGCCGATTGGCGTCGGGTCATGGCGGTCAATCTGGACGGGGCATTTCTGTCTCTGCGCACCGCCATGCGGCTGGCGGCTGGTGGGGCATCCATGGTACTTACCGCCTCTGCCACGGGATTGAAGGCGGAACAGGGTGTGGCCGCCTATGGGGCTTCGAAGGCTGCCGTGCTGCATCTTGCGCGGATCGTCGCCAAGGAAGGCGCAGCCCGCGCAATCCGCGTGAATGCCATCGCACCGGGCGGAGTCGATACAGCGATTTGGGACGACGTGCCCTTTTTCAAGGATTTACTCGCAAAGCATCAGGGCGACCGGGCAGCTGCGCTAGCGGCAATAGCGCAGGGATCAACGCCGTTGGGGCGCTTTGCCACTGCAGACGAGATCGCGCAGCAAGCCATGTTCCTGCTTTCCGACACGGCGGCTACCATCACTGGTACCGCGCTGGTGAGTGACGGCGGTTATATCCTGTAG
- a CDS encoding SPOR domain-containing protein, whose product MYAMQKRNSTLGLGVTTAMAAVMLSGCATGTSPHAAVSANAGQSTPMTEHDRTIQAAETAVAANPRRAQHRMALGNAYLEGGRFASASTTFEDAMALGDNSPRAALSLTLALIGQARYSEAGSLLSDWEGQIAASDLGLALALSGQPERGIHILTNSIRGGENTVKSRQNLAYAYAVAGRWREARMMVAQDVPAHEVGQRIAEWSQLSNANAYQARIANLLGVPANVRDDGQPMHLALANGSSVPGMAADMSSQRGTSSAELAALDAGRMSVPATGSELPSVGAPRAIEPYQEPAPVTTASYAPARDTAATGFAEAFAPSADPAQEAPAIIASDDGLFLSAPAARYAPQPDPVAGPLTAPQIAGTEATEAPARTAARSAVSTRTPAIARPALVETAIAAGSMEAMSSHLVQLGSFSSEAGANRAWDIYVTRYPELADREKVITQAVVNGRNYWRVSAGGFDGSSSRAMCNFVDSSNGEGCISWAANSPLPGAIETGVRLARR is encoded by the coding sequence ATGTATGCTATGCAAAAGCGCAATTCGACACTCGGCCTTGGCGTTACCACCGCAATGGCGGCCGTAATGCTGAGCGGCTGTGCTACCGGAACATCACCGCATGCAGCGGTGTCTGCAAATGCGGGCCAATCCACGCCAATGACCGAACATGATCGCACCATCCAGGCTGCCGAAACTGCCGTTGCCGCCAATCCCCGCAGAGCGCAACACCGCATGGCATTGGGAAATGCCTATCTCGAAGGGGGACGTTTCGCGTCCGCCTCGACCACCTTTGAAGATGCCATGGCGCTGGGCGATAACAGCCCACGCGCCGCTCTCAGCCTGACCTTGGCGCTGATCGGCCAGGCCCGTTATTCTGAAGCAGGATCGCTTCTGAGTGATTGGGAGGGCCAGATTGCCGCATCGGACCTCGGCCTCGCATTGGCCCTGAGCGGACAGCCTGAACGCGGCATCCATATTCTCACCAATTCGATCCGCGGCGGCGAAAATACGGTCAAATCGCGCCAGAACCTCGCCTATGCCTATGCCGTGGCTGGTCGCTGGCGCGAAGCCCGCATGATGGTGGCGCAGGATGTGCCCGCACATGAAGTCGGGCAGCGCATCGCCGAATGGTCGCAACTTTCCAATGCAAACGCCTATCAGGCGCGTATCGCCAATCTGCTCGGCGTGCCTGCCAATGTCCGTGATGATGGACAGCCAATGCATCTTGCGCTTGCAAATGGGTCCAGCGTCCCTGGTATGGCGGCAGATATGTCCAGCCAGCGGGGCACCAGTTCGGCTGAGCTGGCCGCGCTCGATGCAGGACGCATGAGCGTTCCCGCCACTGGCAGCGAATTGCCTTCGGTTGGTGCGCCGCGCGCCATAGAACCCTATCAGGAACCTGCGCCGGTAACGACCGCCAGCTATGCACCGGCACGCGATACAGCGGCCACCGGTTTTGCCGAAGCCTTTGCACCTTCTGCTGATCCGGCTCAGGAAGCGCCCGCAATCATCGCAAGCGATGATGGACTGTTCCTCAGCGCGCCGGCAGCGCGATATGCTCCGCAGCCGGATCCTGTCGCAGGACCGCTAACCGCGCCGCAAATTGCCGGAACCGAAGCAACCGAAGCGCCTGCCCGCACCGCTGCACGCTCTGCCGTGTCGACACGTACTCCGGCTATTGCTCGTCCGGCTCTTGTAGAGACTGCCATTGCCGCAGGAAGTATGGAAGCAATGTCCAGCCACCTTGTGCAATTGGGAAGTTTCTCCAGCGAAGCGGGTGCCAATCGCGCATGGGACATTTATGTTACCCGCTATCCGGAACTCGCGGATCGCGAAAAGGTCATCACGCAGGCCGTAGTGAATGGCCGCAATTACTGGCGCGTTTCAGCTGGCGGTTTTGATGGCTCCAGCAGCCGCGCAATGTGCAATTTCGTCGATTCTTCCAATGGTGAAGGTTGCATCAGCTGGGCTGCCAACAGCCCGCTGCCCGGTGCCATCGAAACCGGAGTGCGTCTCGCACGTCGTTGA